A window of the Eleutherodactylus coqui strain aEleCoq1 chromosome 8, aEleCoq1.hap1, whole genome shotgun sequence genome harbors these coding sequences:
- the LOC136578039 gene encoding involucrin-like has product MEESDWRLQCVEESACRLLCMEESACRLQCVEESVCRLQCVEESEWRLQCVEESIFRLQCVEESSCRLQCMEESEWRFQCMAESGGRPKCEEESVFRLQCVEESGGRLQCMEESDWRLQCMEESACRLLCMEESACRLQCVEESVCRLQCVEESEWRLQCVEESIFRLQCVEESSCRLQCMEESEWRFQCMEESGGRPKCEEESVFRLQCVEESDCRLHCMKESGCRLHCMEESGCRLQCVEERGCRLQSVEERGCRLQCMEERGCKLQCVEERGCKLQCVEMSEWRLQCVEESGSQLQCVEESGGRLQCGEESSCRLQCMEESEWRFQCMEESGGRPKCEEESVFRLQCVEERDWRLQCVEERDWRIQYVEERDRRIQCMEERDWRIQYVEERDWRIQYVEERDWRI; this is encoded by the coding sequence atggaggagagcgactggaggctccagtgcgtggaggagagcgccTGCAGGCTCctgtgcatggaggagagcgcctgcaggctccagtgcgtggaggagagcgtctgcaggctccagtgcgtggaggagagcgagtggaggctccagtgtGTGGAGGAGAGCATcttcaggctccagtgcgtggaggagagcagttgcaggctccagtgcatggaggagagcgagtggaggTTCCAGTGCATGGCGGAAAGCGGCGGCAGGCCCAAGTGCGAGGAGGAGAGCGTcttcaggctccagtgcgtggaggagagcggcggcaggctccagtgcatggaggagagcgactggaggctccagtgcatggaggagagcgccTGCAGGCTCctgtgcatggaggagagcgcctgcaggctccagtgcgtggaggagagcgtctgcaggctccagtgcgtggaggagagcgagtggaggctccagtgtGTGGAGGAGAGCATcttcaggctccagtgcgtggaggagagcagttgcaggctccagtgcatggaggagagcgagtggaggTTCCAGTGCATGGAGGAAAGCGGCGGCAGGCCCAAGTGCGAGGAGGAGAGCGTcttcaggctccagtgcgtggaggagagcgactgCAGGCTCCATTGCATGAAGGAGAGCGGCTGCAGGCTCCATtgcatggaggagagcggctgcaggctccagtgtgtggaggagagaggctgcaggctccagAGCGTGGaagagagaggctgcaggctccagtgcatggaggagagaggctgcaagctccagtgcgtggaggagagaggctgcaagctccagtgcgtggagatgagcgagtggaggctccagtgcgtggaggaaagCGGCAGccagctccagtgcgtggaggagagcggcgGCCGGCTCCagtgcggggaggagagcagttgcaggctccagtgcatggaggagagcgagtggaggTTCCAGTGCATGGAGGAAAGCGGCGGCAGGCCCAAGTGCGAGGAGGAGAGCGTcttcaggctccagtgcgtggaggagagggactggaggctccagtgcgtggaggagagggactggaggatccAGTACGTGGAGGAGAGGGACAGGAGGatccagtgcatggaggagagggactggaggatccAGTAcgtggaggagagggactggaggatccAGTAcgtggaggagagggactggaggatctAG
- the LOC136578040 gene encoding involucrin-like, with protein sequence MEERGCKFQCVEESEWRLQCVKESEWRLQCVEESGGRLQCVEESDWGLQCVEEMRGEERVEAPVRGGERVEAPVRGGKRRQAQVQGGERLQAPVRGGERLQAPLHGGERLQAPVHGGERLQATVRGGERLQAPVRVGEPVEAPVRGGERRQAPVRGGERRQAPVHGGERLEAPVRGGERLQAPVHGGERLQAPVRGGERLQAPVRGGERVEAPVCGGEHLQAPVRGGEQLQAPVHGGERVEVPVHGGKRRQAQVRGGERLQAPVRGGERLQAPLHEGERLQAPLHGGERLQAPCVEERGCKLQCVEKSEWRLQCVEESGSQLQCVEESGGRLQCGEESSCRLQCMEESEWRFQCMEERDWRIQYVEERDWRIQYVEERDWRIHYVEERYWRLQCVEERDWRLQCVEERDWRLQ encoded by the exons atggaggagagaggctgcaagttccagtgcgtggaggagagcgagtggaggctccagtgcgtgaaGGAGAGtgagtggaggctccagtgcgtggaggaaagcggcggcaggctccagtgcgtggaggagagcgactggggcctccagtgcgtggaggaga tgcgtggagaagagcgagtggaggctccagtgcgtggaggagagcgagtggaggctccagtgcgtggaggaaagCGGCGGCAGGCCCAAGTGCAAGGAGGAGAGCGTcttcaggctccagtgcgtggaggagagcgactgCAGGCTCCATtgcatggaggagagcggctgcaggctccagtgcatggaggagagaggctgcaggctaCAGTGCGTGGAGGGGAGAGGCTGCAAGCTCCAGTGCGTGTAGGAGAGccagtggaggctccagtgcgtggaggagagcggcggcaggctccagtgcgtggaggagagcggcggcaggctccagtgcatggaggagagcgactggaggctccagtgcgtggaggagagcgccTGCAGGCTCctgtgcatggaggagagcgcctgcaggctccagtgcgtggaggagagcgtctgcaggctccagtgcgtggaggagagcgagtggaggctccagtgtGTGGAGGAGAGCATcttcaggctccagtgcgtggaggagagcagttgcaggctccagtgcatggaggagagcgagtggaggTTCCAGTGCATGGAGGAAAGCGGCGGCAGGCCCAAGTGCGAGGAGGAGAGCGTcttcaggctccagtgcgtggaggagagcgactgCAGGCTCCATTGCATGAAGGAGAGCGGCTGCAGGCTCCATtgcatggaggagagcggctgcaggctcca tgcgtggaggagagaggctgcaagctccagtgcgtggagaagagcgagtggaggctccagtgcgtggaggaaagCGGCAGccagctccagtgcgtggaggagagcggcgGCCGGCTCCagtgcggggaggagagcagttgcaggctccagtgcatggaggagagcgagtggaggttccagtgcatggaggagagggactggaggatccAGTAcgtggaggagagggactggaggatccAGTAcgtggaggagagggactggaggatccACTACGTGGAGGAGAGGtactggaggctccagtgcgtggaggagagggactggaggctccagtgcgtggaggagagggactggaggctcCAGTGA